The proteins below are encoded in one region of Salmo salar chromosome ssa02, Ssal_v3.1, whole genome shotgun sequence:
- the LOC123732907 gene encoding gastrula zinc finger protein XlCGF17.1-like, with amino-acid sequence ADKAEKSLSTLAHLKKHQQRSTGKKPHCCSDCGKRFTTSSGMKIHQRIHTGEKPYSCGQCGKSFDTSSHLTVHQRTHTGEKPYSCTQCGKSFSHSNSLISHQRTHTGEKPYSCDECGNSFTTLRNLTLHQRIHTGEKPYSCTQCGKSFTQSPSLISHQRNHTGEKPFNCAQCGKSFTRSTGLISHQRTHTGEKPYSCDECGKSFVTSNSLTKHRRTHTGEKLYSCAQCGKSFTESSCLTRHQRTHTGEKPFSCNQCGKSFTTSSKRTTHHITHTGETSAVISVTRDNLIKYLNELMSNVLTL; translated from the coding sequence tgctgctctgactgtgggaaaagattcaccacctcatcaggcatgaaaattcatcagagaatccacacaggagagaaaccttatagctgtggtcaatgtgggaagagttttgatacatctagccatcttactgtacaccaaagaacacacacaggagagaaaccgtatagctgtactcaatgtgggaagagctttagtcattcaaacagcctgatatcacaccagagaacacacacaggagagaaaccttatagctgtgatgaatgtgggaataGTTTTACAACATTGCGTAATCTGACTcttcaccagagaatacacacaggagagaaaccttatagctgtactcaatgtgggaagagttttactcaatcacccagcctgatatcacaccagagaaaccacacaggagagaaaccttttaactgtgctcaatgtgggaagagttttactaggtCAActggcctgatatcacaccagagaacacacacaggagagaaaccttatagctgtgatgaatgtgggaagagttttgttacatctaacagtctgactaaacaccggagaacacacacaggagagaagctgtatagctgtgctcaatgtgggaagagctttacTGAGTCTAGCTGTCTGACtagacaccagagaacacacacaggagagaagccttttagctgtaatcaatgtgggaagagttttactacgtCTAGCAAGCGGACTACACACCATATAACACATACAGGAGAAACctcagctgtgatcagtgtgaccagagataatctgataaaatacctcaatgaattaatgtcaaatgttttaacattgtag